One genomic region from Quercus robur chromosome 4, dhQueRobu3.1, whole genome shotgun sequence encodes:
- the LOC126720347 gene encoding ent-kaurene synthase, chloroplastic-like isoform X3 — translation MSLSHSSRPWCSLYSTSVSLVPGSIEARKAKKPALFIEGTKQRIKTMFDKVELSVSSYDTAWVAMVPCPNTPQAPFFPQCVNWLLDNQLHDGSWGLPNCDPFLVKDALLSTLACILPLKQWGVGEEQMNKGLFFIESNIAAATDEKQVSPIGFDIIFPALIEYAKNLDLSIPLGATNLDALFHKRELELKRGYGSNLEGKGSYLAYFSEGLGKSADWEMIMKYQRKNGSLFNSPSTTAAAFTYLKNSGCLSYLHSLQDKFGNAVPTVYPLDIYTRLCMVDSLERLGIDRHFRKEIKSVLDETYRYWLQGEEDIFLDTATCAMAFRILRVNGYDISSDPFTRLSEDHFSSSLGYMKDIGSVLELFRASQIIIHPDEFVLEKQNFWTSQFLIQELSNGSIHADGLNKYVSQEVEYALKFPYHASLERLSNRSAIENYNKNNTRVLKTAYSSSNIGNEDFLNLAVEDFNICQSIQREELKDLARWITENRLDKLKFARQKLAYCYFSAAATLFSPELSDARISWAKNGVLTRVVDDFFDVGGSVEELVNLIQLVEKWGVDVSTDCCSENVEIIFSALHSTICDFADKALTWQGRNVISHIIDIWLNLLKSMLKEAEWLRDKSVPSMDEYMTNGHVSFALGPIVLPALYCFGPKLSEEIVRTPELHHLYEIMSTCGRLLNDIQTFKRESEEGKLNAVSLCMIHGGGDCTKEETIKEMKSFIAGKRRELLKLVLQEKGSVVPRACKDLFWKMIKVLHLFYMKDDGFTLHEMFNSVNAVLEEPIVLNKL, via the exons atgtctctctctcactccagcaGACCTTGGTGTTCTCTTTACTCTACTTCAG TTAGTTTGGTTCCTGGATCAATTGAAGCTAGAAAAGCCAAAAAACCAGCTTTG TTCATCGAGGGGACTAAACAAAGAATTAAGACAATGTTTGATAAGGTTGAACTATCTGTTTCCTCATATGATACCGCCTGGGTGGCAATGGTCCCTTGCCCAAATACCCCACAAGCCCCCTTTTTCCCTCAGTGTGTGAATTGGTTGTTGGATAATCAACTCCATGATGGCTCGTGGGGTCTTCCTAATTGCGATCCCTTTTTAGTTAAAGATGCTCTCTTATCTACCTTAGCATGTATCCTTCCACTAAAGCAATGGGGTGTTGGTGAAGAGCAAATGAACAAGG GCCTGTTCTTTATTGAGTCAAATATAGCTGCAGCTACTGATGAGAAGCAAGTTTCTCCTATTGGATTTGACATAATATTTCCTGCTCTAATTGAGTATGCCAAAAATTTGGATTTGAGCATCCCTCTAGGGGCAACAAATTTAGATGCTTTGTTCCACAAGAGAGAGTTGGAGCTTAAAAG AGGCTATGGTAGCAACTTGGAAGGGAAGGGGTCCTACTTAGCATATTTTTCGGAGGGACTGGGGAAGTCAGCAGACTGGGAGATGATCATGAAATATCAAAGAAAGAATGGGTCACTTTTTAATTCACCATCCACCACAGCAGCTGCTTTTACTTACCTTAAGAATTCTGGTTGTCTTAGTTATCTTCACTCACTCCAAGATAAGTTTGGGAATGCAG tTCCTACAGTTTATCCTCTGGATATATATACTCGTCTTTGTATGGTTGATAGTCTTGAAAGGTTGGGAATTGATCGGCATTTCAGGAAGGAGATCAAAAGTGTATTGGATGAAACGTACAG ATACTGGCTACAAGGTGAGGAGGATATATTCTTAGATACTGCCACTTGTGCAATGGCGTTTCGGATATTACGTGTCAATGGATATGATATTTCTTCAG ATCCATTTACCCGGCTTTCAGAAGATCATTTCTCCAGTTCCCTTGGATATATGAAGGACATTGGTTCTGTTTTGGAATTATTTAGGGCTTCACAAATTATCATACATCCTGATGAATTTGTTCTGGAGAAACAAAATTTCTGGACCAGTCAGTTTCTGATACAAGAGTTATCCAATGGTTCAATTCATGCAGACGGACTGAATAAATATGTTAGCCAAGAG GTGGAATATGCTCTTAAGTTTCCCTACCATGCAAGTTTGGAACGGTTATCAAACAGGAGTGCCATTGagaattacaataaaaataatacaagGGTTTTAAAAACTGCCTATAG TTCTTCAAATATTGGCAATGAAGATTTCTTAAATCTGGCGGTTGAGGACTTCAACATCTGTCAATCAATACAGCGTGAAGAACTCAAAGATCTTGCAAG GTGGATTACAGAGAACAGATTAGACAAGTTAAAATTTGCCAGGCAGAAACTAGCGTACTGTTACTTCTCTGCTGCAGCAACCCTTTTTTCCCCTGAACTTTCTGATGCTCGAATATCATGGGCCAAAAATGGGGTGCTTACCAGAGTGGTTGATGATTTCTTTGACGTTGGTGGTTCAGTAGAGGAATTGGTAAACCTTATACAACTGGTTGAGAA ATGGGGTGTTGATGTCAGCACTGACTGTTGTTCTGAGAatgttgaaattatattttcgGCACTTCACAGCACAATCTGTGACTTTGCAGACAAAGCATTAACATGGCAAGGGCGTAATGTGATAAGTCACATAATTGACATT TGGTTGAATTTGCTGAAGTCTATGTTGAAAGAAGCAGAGTGGTTGAGAGACAAGTCCGTGCCATCTATGGATGAATATATGACAAATGGGCACGTGTCATTTGCCTTAGGACCTATAGTCCTCCCAGCTCTCTATTGTTTTGGGCCTAAGCTTTCAGAAGAGATTGTTAGAACTCCAGAATTACATCATCTATATGAAATTATGAGCACTTGTGGACGTCTTCTAAATGATATACAGACCTTTAAG AGGGAATCTGAGGAAGGAAAATTGAATGCAGTATCTTTGTGCATGATTCATGGTGGTGGAGATTGTACTAAAGAAGAGACCATTAAGGAAATGAAGAGTTTTATTGCTGGAAAGAGGAGAGAACTTCTGAAATTAGTTTTGCAGGAAAAGGGGAGTGTAGTTCCAAGAGCATGCAAGGATTTGTTCTGGAAAATGATTAAAGTGTTGCACCTATTTTACATGAAGGATGACGGATTCACTTTGCATGAGATGTTCAATTCTGTAAATGCAGTGCTTGAAGAACCCATCGTTCTCAATAAATTGTAA
- the LOC126720347 gene encoding ent-kaurene synthase, chloroplastic-like isoform X4, producing MSLSHSSRPWCSLYSTSVSLVPGSIEARKAKKPALFIEGTKQRIKTMFDKVELSVSSYDTAWVAMVPCPNTPQAPFFPQCVNWLLDNQLHDGSWGLPNCDPFLVKDALLSTLACILPLKQWGVGEEQMNKGLFFIESNIAAATDEKQVSPIGFDIIFPALIEYAKNLDLSIPLGATNLDALFHKRELELKRGYGSNLEGKGSYLAYFSEGLGKSADWEMIMKYQRKNGSLFNSPSTTAAAFTYLKNSGCLSYLHSLQDKFGNAVPTVYPLDIYTRLCMVDSLERLGIDRHFRKEIKSVLDETYRYWLQGEEDIFLDTATCAMAFRILRVNGYDISSDPFTRLSEDHFSSSLGYMKDIGSVLELFRASQIIIHPDEFVLEKQNFWTSQFLIQELSNGSIHADGLNKYVSQEVEYALKFPYHASLERLSNRSAIENYNKNNTRVLKTAYSSSNIGNEDFLNLAVEDFNICQSIQREELKDLARWITENRLDKLKFARQKLAYCYFSAAATLFSPELSDARISWAKNGVLTRVVDDFFDVGGSVEELVNLIQLVEKWGVDVSTDCCSENVEIIFSALHSTICDFADKALTWQGRNVISHIIDIWLNLLKSMLKEAEWLRDKSVPSMDEYMTNGHVSFALGPIVLPALYCFGPKLSEEIVRTPELHHLYEIMSTCGRLLNDIQTFKRESEEGKLNAVSLCMIHGGGDCTKEETIKEMKSFIAGKRRELLKLVLQEKGSVVPRACKDLFWKMIKVLHLFYMKDDGFTSHEMFNSVNAVLEEPIVLNKL from the exons atgtctctctctcactccagcaGACCTTGGTGTTCTCTTTACTCTACTTCAG TTAGTTTGGTTCCTGGATCAATTGAAGCTAGAAAAGCCAAAAAACCAGCTTTG TTCATCGAGGGGACTAAACAAAGAATTAAGACAATGTTTGATAAGGTTGAACTATCTGTTTCCTCATATGATACCGCCTGGGTGGCAATGGTCCCTTGCCCAAATACCCCACAAGCCCCCTTTTTCCCTCAGTGTGTGAATTGGTTGTTGGATAATCAACTCCATGATGGCTCGTGGGGTCTTCCTAATTGCGATCCCTTTTTAGTTAAAGATGCTCTCTTATCTACCTTAGCATGTATCCTTCCACTAAAGCAATGGGGTGTTGGTGAAGAGCAAATGAACAAGG GCCTGTTCTTTATTGAGTCAAATATAGCTGCAGCTACTGATGAGAAGCAAGTTTCTCCTATTGGATTTGACATAATATTTCCTGCTCTAATTGAGTATGCCAAAAATTTGGATTTGAGCATCCCTCTAGGGGCAACAAATTTAGATGCTTTGTTCCACAAGAGAGAGTTGGAGCTTAAAAG AGGCTATGGTAGCAACTTGGAAGGGAAGGGGTCCTACTTAGCATATTTTTCGGAGGGACTGGGGAAGTCAGCAGACTGGGAGATGATCATGAAATATCAAAGAAAGAATGGGTCACTTTTTAATTCACCATCCACCACAGCAGCTGCTTTTACTTACCTTAAGAATTCTGGTTGTCTTAGTTATCTTCACTCACTCCAAGATAAGTTTGGGAATGCAG tTCCTACAGTTTATCCTCTGGATATATATACTCGTCTTTGTATGGTTGATAGTCTTGAAAGGTTGGGAATTGATCGGCATTTCAGGAAGGAGATCAAAAGTGTATTGGATGAAACGTACAG ATACTGGCTACAAGGTGAGGAGGATATATTCTTAGATACTGCCACTTGTGCAATGGCGTTTCGGATATTACGTGTCAATGGATATGATATTTCTTCAG ATCCATTTACCCGGCTTTCAGAAGATCATTTCTCCAGTTCCCTTGGATATATGAAGGACATTGGTTCTGTTTTGGAATTATTTAGGGCTTCACAAATTATCATACATCCTGATGAATTTGTTCTGGAGAAACAAAATTTCTGGACCAGTCAGTTTCTGATACAAGAGTTATCCAATGGTTCAATTCATGCAGACGGACTGAATAAATATGTTAGCCAAGAG GTGGAATATGCTCTTAAGTTTCCCTACCATGCAAGTTTGGAACGGTTATCAAACAGGAGTGCCATTGagaattacaataaaaataatacaagGGTTTTAAAAACTGCCTATAG TTCTTCAAATATTGGCAATGAAGATTTCTTAAATCTGGCGGTTGAGGACTTCAACATCTGTCAATCAATACAGCGTGAAGAACTCAAAGATCTTGCAAG GTGGATTACAGAGAACAGATTAGACAAGTTAAAATTTGCCAGGCAGAAACTAGCGTACTGTTACTTCTCTGCTGCAGCAACCCTTTTTTCCCCTGAACTTTCTGATGCTCGAATATCATGGGCCAAAAATGGGGTGCTTACCAGAGTGGTTGATGATTTCTTTGACGTTGGTGGTTCAGTAGAGGAATTGGTAAACCTTATACAACTGGTTGAGAA ATGGGGTGTTGATGTCAGCACTGACTGTTGTTCTGAGAatgttgaaattatattttcgGCACTTCACAGCACAATCTGTGACTTTGCAGACAAAGCATTAACATGGCAAGGGCGTAATGTGATAAGTCACATAATTGACATT TGGTTGAATTTGCTGAAGTCTATGTTGAAAGAAGCAGAGTGGTTGAGAGACAAGTCCGTGCCATCTATGGATGAATATATGACAAATGGGCACGTGTCATTTGCCTTAGGACCTATAGTCCTCCCAGCTCTCTATTGTTTTGGGCCTAAGCTTTCAGAAGAGATTGTTAGAACTCCAGAATTACATCATCTATATGAAATTATGAGCACTTGTGGACGTCTTCTAAATGATATACAGACCTTTAAG AGGGAATCTGAGGAAGGAAAATTGAATGCAGTATCTTTGTGCATGATTCATGGTGGTGGAGATTGTACTAAAGAAGAGACCATTAAGGAAATGAAGAGTTTTATTGCTGGAAAGAGGAGAGAACTTCTGAAATTAGTTTTGCAGGAAAAGGGGAGTGTAGTTCCAAGAGCATGCAAGGATTTGTTCTGGAAAATGATTAAAGTGTTGCAC